The nucleotide sequence GGAGAAAAAGTTTTCTGTTTCAGAGCAGGATCTGTCTGTCAGTATCACTCGCACTCGTTCACTCGATCCCGTCCTGTGGAGCCACGAAGATGAGTTTGTCGTGGAGCTAGCAATCCCATACCCTCGCTTTACCTCATGGATTCCAATGCCGGCTGATTCCTTGCAAGTCCAAAGAATAGGTACAGTTAACATCATGGACTACGATCTGTAAAAGCTCCCGTTAGGAGGCTATCGTTACGGGTATAAACATCTTATCCATTTCTACAATACTATTCTTTTTGCTGGTAGGTATGTTTATTGTAGATGCAGACATCGCCATGCAGAAAAAGACAGAAGTGAAGATACTCCTGGAGTTGTCTAATCATCACGCCACCTTTGCTGTTGATCCTGTATTGAAAACAGAGGGTGTGATTGATCTGCTGGAAGACGAGGCTCTTGAACGTTTTGATGACAGAATGTACGAAAATGGAGGATACCGTCGTGAGCAAGCCTTGTTCGTCCCTCAAGCAGATAGTGTGACCACTGATCCCATTCCTTTCTCACGCTATTATGTGGATTTCCGTTCGTGGCGCAATGACCTCCAATTACGCCTACAGTACAATGGGACGACCCTCGTGACAGAGCGGGCAACGAAAGGTCCAGCTCGTCCGGGAGGCGGAATGCTGCAAATTACCGTAGTAACCGAGCGTGGCGAAGTACTACAGCTCGCACCGAAAATAATGGTCGGTCCATCCCATGTCGTAGTTGCCTACATCGACGAGCGACCGTTTCTGCCGATGCTGCCGTCACATTCGTTTCCAGTCGTATCTGTAGAAGAACTGAAAGATTAGTCAGACTTATTTACAAATTGCGAATTCTTCTGGTACTATGTAGGAAAGTGCTTACCCAGCTTGCGATTGTGAGGAAGTCGCTCTCCGAACATCCCGTTTGCCGGTCCGTTAAGCATAGTAAAAGTGGGGTTATTGATTTGTTTGATAAAGATACCATTTATATCGTAGGCGATGCACAGTCCTCTTCGAACAATCCGATTACACAGCAGTTCAGTGCTTTTTTTATCGGATTGGTTGTCGATACTTCCAACGACAAGATCGTAGATGCGGCCTGTTCCTCCACAGTTCAACTGACGTCTGATTTTGCTCGGTCGATCTTTATCGGTCATTCGATTATGGCGTCTGAGGAAATTGGTGAAGAGATTCGCTTTCGGTATTTTGGATCTTCTCAAAAAACATTGATCGCAGCGTTCAAGGACGCGCAAAAGAAGTACAAACAAGCAGTTTCCACGAGAAATAAAGCCACAGTCACCAAATGAATACACCCGCTGCTTTATTTATTCGTATGCACGGCATACACGTAAGTAAAACCCAGCAAATGCCATGGTTGTGTGCATTTGCTGGGTTTTTTGCTTATCACGATAGGTCAGTTTTTGATGAAAAGGAGGAGAGTCCTTGCTATCTTTTGTTTTCCGCAGATTTATCTCCATGATCGTGACGTTATGGCTCATCATTACCCTCACCTTTTTCCTGATGCATGCCGTTCCAGGATCTCCTTTTGAAAGAGAAGGAAAGGCATTAGACCCAGCGGTGGAAGCTAACCTCAATGCCTACTACAACCTAGATAAGCCGCTAGTGGTCCAATACGGGCTGTACTTACAAAAGCTGGTGCAATTTGACCTCGGGCCATCTCTTGCCAACAGTTCAGATACTGTCAACAAAATGATCGCCCGTGGATTCCCCGTTTCTTTTCAACTCGGTCTGATTTCTGTCGTCTTTGCGATTGTCACCGGTATCGCACTTGGTGTGATCGCTGCCCTACGACATAACCGTCTCATTGATTACCTTGCCATGATTATTGCCGTTATCGGGATATCTGTTCCTAGCTTTGTTGTCGCTTCCCTATTAATCAAATATTTGGCGGTCGAATGGAAGCTGTTGCCGACCGCAACATGGGGGACTTGGCAGCATGTGATTATGCCAGCGCTTGCATTGGCGTTTGGTCCGATTGCGATTATCGCGCGTTTGACCCGTACCAACATGCTGGAAGTGTTGACTCAGGAATACATTGAAACCGCTCGAGCAAAAGGGCTGTCTCCGGCGACGATTGTGTTGAAGCACGCACTGCGTAATGCGATTTTGCCTGTCGTCACGCTTTTAGGCGCACTGATTGCCAACGTTTTAACGGGAAGCTTTGTGATCGAAAAAATATTTGCGATTCCTGGTATGGGGAAATATTTCGTCGCTGGCATTAATAACCGTGATTATTCCGTCATTATGGGAACGACAGTTTTCTATAGCGCACTTTTGATTTTTCTGATGTTTGTCGTCGATGTACTGTACGGCATCATTGATCCACGAATTAAGCTGCATCGAAAGGAGAGCGAAGGATGATCGTTTCTGATGATTTATTTATCCCGATGCGTAAAGACAACCTCAATGCGGAAGCGATTGTGCGACCTCAACTGACGTTTTGGCAAGAAGCTTGGCTTCGCCTCCGAGGAAACAAGCTGGCCCTGATGGGGTTGGTGGTTATTATCTTGCTCGGGGTTATGGCTACGATTGGACCGATGATCTCTGGTCATGAATACGCCAAACAGTCGATTATTATGAAAAACAAGCCGCCGTCGGAAGTGAACTGGTTTGGTACCGATGATTTTGGCCGCGATGTGTTCACGCGTGTTTGGTATGGTGCGCGCATTTCCCTGTTTGTCGGTTTGACGGCAGCACTTATCGATTTTTTCATTGGTGTCTTGTATGGAGGAATTGCTGGATATTTTGGCGGGCGAATCGATAATATCATGATGCGCTTCGTCGACATTTTATACGGTCTTCCTTATTTGTTGGTTGTGATTTTGCTGATGGTCGTCATGGGGCCCGGACTTTTAACCATTATTATCGCGTTAAGTGCGACCGGTTGGATCGGGATGGCCCGGACTGTGCGTGGTCAGGTACTGCAAATGAAAAACTCCGAGTACGTACTGGCTGCAAAAACAATGGGGGCAAAGCCTTTCTACATCATTCGCAAGCACCTGCTGCCCAATACAATTGGCATCATCATTGTCTATGTCACGTTATCTGTTCCATCTGCGATTTTTGCAGAAGCGTTTCTGAGCTTCCTCGGTCTCGGTATT is from Brevibacillus brevis and encodes:
- a CDS encoding ABC transporter permease, translating into MRKDNLNAEAIVRPQLTFWQEAWLRLRGNKLALMGLVVIILLGVMATIGPMISGHEYAKQSIIMKNKPPSEVNWFGTDDFGRDVFTRVWYGARISLFVGLTAALIDFFIGVLYGGIAGYFGGRIDNIMMRFVDILYGLPYLLVVILLMVVMGPGLLTIIIALSATGWIGMARTVRGQVLQMKNSEYVLAAKTMGAKPFYIIRKHLLPNTIGIIIVYVTLSVPSAIFAEAFLSFLGLGIQAPMASWGVMANDGLPTILSGHWWRLFFPAFLISLTMLAFNVLGDGLRDAFDPKSRR
- a CDS encoding ABC transporter permease; amino-acid sequence: MLSFVFRRFISMIVTLWLIITLTFFLMHAVPGSPFEREGKALDPAVEANLNAYYNLDKPLVVQYGLYLQKLVQFDLGPSLANSSDTVNKMIARGFPVSFQLGLISVVFAIVTGIALGVIAALRHNRLIDYLAMIIAVIGISVPSFVVASLLIKYLAVEWKLLPTATWGTWQHVIMPALALAFGPIAIIARLTRTNMLEVLTQEYIETARAKGLSPATIVLKHALRNAILPVVTLLGALIANVLTGSFVIEKIFAIPGMGKYFVAGINNRDYSVIMGTTVFYSALLIFLMFVVDVLYGIIDPRIKLHRKESEG
- a CDS encoding DUF3870 domain-containing protein, whose product is MFDKDTIYIVGDAQSSSNNPITQQFSAFFIGLVVDTSNDKIVDAACSSTVQLTSDFARSIFIGHSIMASEEIGEEIRFRYFGSSQKTLIAAFKDAQKKYKQAVSTRNKATVTK